A single window of Halococcus saccharolyticus DSM 5350 DNA harbors:
- a CDS encoding SDR family NAD(P)-dependent oxidoreductase — MRFDDRTVFVTGAGAGIGRATAERCAAEGARVIVTDVDCEGGKETVERIEAADGDATFHELDVRDEAAFADLVESIAAEDGLDALVNNAGIGQPPAVVEETDTETFDRVLDINLRGVWNGCHAALPAMKAQGSGAIVNVGSLASVLGLPKQSVYSLTKGAVLNFTRAVAAEAGPHGVRANAVCPGFTDTALGREYFESRGDPETARERMTAQYPLRRLGEPEEIADCIAFLASDESSYVTGHGLVVDGGYSAQ, encoded by the coding sequence AACGGTGTTCGTGACGGGTGCAGGAGCGGGAATCGGACGTGCGACCGCGGAGCGCTGCGCCGCGGAGGGCGCTCGGGTGATCGTGACCGATGTCGACTGCGAGGGCGGCAAGGAGACCGTCGAGCGGATCGAAGCGGCGGACGGCGACGCGACGTTCCACGAACTCGACGTGCGTGACGAGGCGGCGTTCGCGGATCTCGTCGAGTCCATCGCCGCCGAGGACGGTCTCGACGCGCTGGTCAACAACGCCGGGATCGGTCAGCCGCCAGCGGTCGTCGAGGAAACCGACACCGAGACGTTCGATCGAGTCCTCGACATCAACCTTCGAGGGGTGTGGAACGGCTGTCACGCCGCCCTACCGGCGATGAAAGCACAGGGATCGGGTGCGATCGTGAACGTCGGGTCGCTGGCGAGCGTGCTCGGCCTCCCAAAACAGTCGGTGTACTCGCTCACGAAGGGCGCGGTGCTCAACTTCACCCGCGCGGTGGCGGCCGAGGCGGGGCCACACGGAGTGCGCGCGAACGCCGTCTGTCCCGGCTTCACCGACACCGCACTCGGGCGGGAGTACTTCGAGTCACGGGGCGACCCCGAGACCGCCCGCGAGCGGATGACGGCCCAGTACCCCCTCCGGCGGCTCGGCGAACCCGAGGAGATCGCCGACTGTATCGCGTTCCTCGCCAGCGACGAGTCCTCCTACGTGACCGGCCACGGGCTCGTCGTCGACGGGGGCTACTCCGCGCAGTAG